Proteins encoded together in one Candidatus Poribacteria bacterium window:
- the kdsB gene encoding 3-deoxy-manno-octulosonate cytidylyltransferase, with product MRVVGVIPARYASSRFEGKALADILGKPMVQHVYERSLRAQTIDLVIVATDDERIYEAVKGFGGEVVMTSPDCPTGTHRVAEVIGEMDCEIVLNIQGDEPLLESEMLDAIVQPLLDDPTIPVCTLVYRIRSEDFYRDPNVVKVVVDRSGFAMYFSRSPIPGNKSLSWDPDAPAFGHIGLYAYRKEALLWFVQAEPAPFERAEGLEQLRFLENGYRIRVIETDRPTIGVDTPADLERVIRRLSEGKT from the coding sequence ATGAGGGTCGTAGGGGTTATCCCAGCCAGATACGCATCGAGCCGGTTTGAGGGCAAAGCCCTCGCCGATATCCTCGGCAAACCGATGGTCCAGCACGTCTATGAGAGATCCCTTAGGGCCCAAACGATCGATCTGGTCATCGTCGCCACGGACGATGAGAGGATATATGAGGCGGTTAAGGGATTCGGGGGGGAGGTCGTGATGACCTCCCCGGACTGCCCCACGGGGACCCATCGTGTCGCCGAGGTGATCGGAGAGATGGATTGCGAGATCGTTCTCAACATTCAAGGAGATGAGCCGCTGCTTGAGTCGGAGATGTTGGATGCCATCGTTCAACCTCTCCTGGATGATCCAACGATACCCGTCTGCACCCTGGTCTATAGGATAAGATCGGAGGATTTCTATCGAGATCCCAACGTGGTGAAGGTGGTTGTGGATAGATCCGGATTCGCCATGTATTTCTCACGCTCTCCTATCCCCGGAAATAAATCCCTCTCCTGGGACCCGGATGCCCCCGCATTCGGTCACATCGGGCTTTACGCCTACAGGAAAGAGGCATTGCTATGGTTTGTTCAGGCTGAACCCGCTCCCTTTGAAAGGGCTGAGGGGCTTGAACAACTGAGATTTCTGGAGAACGGTTACAGGATCAGGGTGATCGAAACAGATCGCCCCACCATAGGGGTGGACACCCCTGCCGATTTGGAAAGGGTTATAAGAAGGCTTTCCGAGGGTAAGACATGA
- a CDS encoding Uma2 family endonuclease: MSTQAVSLKVGYTYQDYLKLPDDGKRYQIIQGELFMAPAPSPYHQRISKKIEHIIDAFVEKNGLGEVLYAPCDVVLSERDVVQPDILFIFRERYHIIGEHYIGGAPDLVVEILSPATRTLDREHKRRLYERHGVKEMWIVDPEMGEIEVLRLVGERFVLHGRYGRDDLLESPLLEGLSFRVSEIF, translated from the coding sequence ATGAGCACACAAGCGGTCTCGCTGAAAGTTGGATATACATATCAGGATTATCTCAAACTTCCCGATGACGGGAAGAGGTATCAGATCATACAGGGAGAGCTTTTCATGGCACCCGCACCATCGCCCTATCATCAAAGGATATCTAAGAAGATAGAGCATATAATCGATGCCTTCGTTGAGAAAAATGGATTAGGCGAAGTGCTTTACGCTCCCTGCGATGTTGTGTTATCGGAGAGGGACGTGGTTCAGCCTGACATACTGTTCATCTTCAGGGAGAGATATCACATCATCGGGGAGCACTATATCGGAGGAGCACCCGATCTTGTGGTTGAGATACTCTCACCGGCCACCAGGACCCTGGACAGAGAACATAAGAGGAGGCTATATGAACGGCATGGGGTGAAGGAGATGTGGATAGTCGATCCGGAGATGGGGGAGATAGAGGTGTTGAGGTTGGTAGGGGAGAGGTTTGTGCTACATGGCAGATATGGGAGGGATGATCTCTTGGAATCACCTCTGCTTGAGGGATTGAGCTTCAGAGTGAGCGAGATATTTTGA